CCGAACGATAGCCTGCTCACATGAACAAGTCGATCAGGGCATTCTAAGGCGTACTTCATCAAATACGAATGGATAAGAAGCACGAGTCTACTTGCCATGCTAGACGAGCCATCGACCTTCATCGGAGGTCGGCCCCTACAGGAAAGCCTCACGTCTTGTTAGAGATATCGATTCATTCATCGGAACTAGATGAGATTCGAGACATGGCCTACTCACAAATGATACTGATATATCATTTCAGACGTAAATGTTTTTTCTTGTTCCAACTAATCAGTCGATCTAAACATATGTCCGAGGAAACAATCTCTTGAATGAAACACCTCCTAAGACATCGTACACCTTCCCGCATCAGATCAAGAACGACAAGCCACCCCACTGACGAGATtcccctcctcctctcttccATCCTACAAGATCCCGCCATTGCCCTTCCCGCTCTCAGGAAGGTCCATGCGAAGCTCCTCCGCCATGGCCTCCAGGCTCATGCCGCGCTCTCCAAGAAAATCTCGAGCCTGTACATTTCGTTCGACGAAATCGACGCTGCCCGGCGGGTCTTCGACTCTTCGCCGAACCCGAGTAGCTTCATCTGCAACATCCTCATCAGGGCATACTCCAAGACCGGCAATCATGGAGATTCGCTCAGGCTGTACTCGACGATGGTGACCCGGAAGGGCCTTTTGCCCGACAAGTACACATTCCCCTTTGCACTTAATTCTTGTGCTGCGTTGTGTGAGCTGAGAATCGGGAAATTGGTCCATCAGCACTCGGTCTGCTTCGGGTGTGGAAGTGATCTGTTCGTGAATGCCGCTCTCGTCGATATGTACGCGAAGTGCGGAGAAGTGGAGACCGCCCGCCTCGTGTTCGATGAAATGCCCGTCAGAGACTTGGTTTCTTGGACTTCGATGATTTCAGGGTATGCCCACAGTGGTTACAATGGTGAGACTTTGGAGTTCTTCGATATGATGCGCGAATCGGGGGTCAGCCCTAACCGGGTGGGTCTACTGAGCGGATTGCTCGCATGTGGCAATCTCGGGGCCCTGAGGAAGGGGGAGTGGTTTCATGGTCATGCGATCAGGACGGGGTTCGAGCACGATATTCTGGTCACCACTGCGTTGATTGATACGTACACAAAGTGCGGGAACCTTGCTTCGGCGCGAAGGAAGTTTGATGAATCGGAGGGGAAGGATGTGGTCTGTTGGAGCTCAATGATCGCAAGCTACGGGACCCATGGGGACGTAAGGGAAGCGCTTGGTCTCTTTGACAAGATGGTTGGTTTAGGGTGGCGGCCGAATCATGTGACTTTCACTTGTGTACTCTCTGCTTGTAGCCACGCCGGGTTACTAGACGAagggaagatgtactttgagaTGATGACCAAGGAGTTTGGGCTCGAGCCAAGATTGAACAATTATGCATGTATGGTCGACCTTTTGGGCCGTTCGGGGAGGCTCTCTGAGGCTCAGAGGTTGATTGAGGAGATGCCCTTAAAGCCCGATGTGGGTGTGTGGGGATCTCTACTTGGGGCATGCCGAATCCATGGGGACCTGGACTTGGCTGAGAAGATTGCAGACCGGGTTTTTGAGCTCGACCCCTTTCATGGCGGATATCACGTCTTGCTGTCCAACATCTATGCTGCAAAATCTCGGTGGCATGAGGTCgaaaagataaggaaaatgatGATCGGAAGAGGTGCGAATAAAACTCCAGGCTTCAGCCTAGTCGAGTTTAATAGTGCAGTACACAAGTTTGGGGTCGGAGACAGGTCAAACCCGCGCTCGGATGAGATCTACTCTAAGCTAGAGGAGCTCGGGGTTGCAATGAAGCGATTAGGCCACATTCCCTCCACAGATTTCGTACTTCATGATATCGAAGAAGAGGCAAAGGAGGAGGCCCTCCTGTTTCACAGCGAGAAGCTCGCAGTCGCCTTCGGGCTCATAAGTACTCGTCCAGGGACCACAATTCGGGTCACAAAGAACCTAAGAATATGTGGTGATTGCCACAATGCAATTAAACTGATCTCGAAGATCGAGGAACGGACGATTATTGTGAGGGATATGCACCGATTTCATCATTTCAAGGGCGGCGAGTGCTCTTGCAGGGATTACTGGTGAAGGAAGCCTGTCAAGGCTGCAGAAACTGGCTAATATTTTTCCGTTCTCAGTATTAGGCCACAATATTCTAGCGGAATCAGTTCGTGCATGACCTGTGAACTAACTAGGCACAGATGAAGAGGCTTCAGAAGATACCAGGTGCGGAACAGGACCGTTGCTAACATTGCTTATCACGACCGACCGTAGAAGCTCTGAAGAGCCATTTGTTCATTGTTTCGAAAGAAGAGCATGATGGATGATGAGTTTTCCTTTCTGTTAAGCTGGCCTTGATCTATCAGTGATTCTATCACTGTTATTTTCCAGGTTTGCGTAATAGGATTATGAAGTTCTAAATGATTTTTATGCGTGCTGAGAGTTGTGCATGATCTCTAGAGTGTGCATAGGTACCAGGTAAGTCTGAAATATGTAGGAACATAGGGTAGGTTCTCGGTAGAGACAATTAAAATTATGGTAGGTTTCGGGTAACAATgcaaggaatcgataaaaaaatcattttgattTCACTATGCAGGGTACCTTGAATCAGAACTGGAATTGGAATCATTAATGggaacttttttgttttcttggtAGTAATAAGGATTTATTTATTACTCAAAAGTTAAAACGAAAAATgctcaaaaaaattataatataaggGCATGAATGGtttaaaatattacaaaaatttGAACCTTTGGACTGTCGGTGATGGGATTACTTGTTAGTTTGTAGAAGCATTTTTGGTTCAGTAATTAGTACTATAGATGGAACCTTCTAAACTAACCACaagtaaaatataaaagatcAAAACACCCAACGGATCTGCTTCAATCTTGTACTTAAGCTCTTTGGATCCTCGACATAAACCTACTTCCGGCTATAAGGATTCCCTTCAAAGACTGGGAAGGGTTCTCCAATCGATCCACAAATCCTTTTTCGATATTAGGAATCCCCTCAAGATCTTTAAATAGTTGCCACAACAGAGCTAAACAATAGGGCCTTGACATTTTAGTTTGTTTCACAGTATTTTTATATCCCATAAACCAAAGATTAAAGTTACTAAAATTATAATCGTAACAAAAATGAAAGGAGAGAAACTctatatcaattttcttctcttcctcttcctcttcctctgcCGAGCCACCAACCGCTTTTATGTTCTCATCTCTCCGCCATCGTTCAGTTTTATGGATAAGATGAGACTTCAGATTTAATTGATGAGACGTGATTTGTTTATGTGGACATTTAGCTATTCTTTTGGGTGAATGACGTTTAGCTTATTCGATATCAAATTTGTAAGAATATGCGGGATGcagtttaattttatttgttgtaattattgttttaaagacgaaaaaaaataaattataagtgCAAAACGGTACGCAACTATGGTATAATACAATTTTCGGATAGAGTTCCATTTCATGTCTCAACAAATTAGGGTCTAACCCCAAAATCTAGGAACAAGTCCCCCGGAAGGATACAAGTTACATGCATACTTGGACACAGACCCTAATAATTTCTCTCTGATGTCATTTACAATAAGATGGAACATAATGCGAATGGAATGAAATCATCTTATACAGTGCGGTTATATGATGATTTTCTTTGGACTCTTATTTTATCTCATCGTACCAAACGTGCAATGGTAACTTAAGAGGTGAGGAGATAGAAGAGATCAGAGGTCAGCAAACAACAAATCCATTCAACAAATAACAGAGGATGAGCTGATGATcacaagaagaagatgatgatgatgagatgGATGTCCCTTCAAGCACAAGCCGCCGCACCACAGCAACAATAACGTTCAAAAGATGGAGATatgattaataataaaattaaataaaataagagagacagaaaacatgagaaaataaaatagtaatgaaTTGATTCCTTAACATATACTAAAAGTAGGATTCAGTGGTCCCAATGCATGAATACGATCTTTGGCATCAccactttttcttttctcatttgGCACGATTTCCGATCACCCTTGTTATTCCGAGCAAATATTAAGTGGGTATTACTTATTTAACTTGCTAagtaatttcaaattaaaatacaCAAAAGTGAAAAGCTAATCTCAATCTCACACTGGTCCCAAAGATTCCACTTATACAGACGTTTCGGTGAATTATTATTCACCCGCTATGAATCGTATTCACCGAATATTTAGTCCCTCGTTCTGATCCTCTTACATGCTATCTAAGTGGATATGATAAAATGTATTGGTTGCATATTTTAGACGTTATCTGATCTCCGAAGATCGAGCCTCGAGCAGAGATTTGTGTCTCGACTCCCAAGGAGGAGCATTCAATTGGTTTGGCTCTCATTCGGTTGCATGAAACTTTGGAGATTCAACTTTGGACAGCAAATGGTCAAGACCTAACTAGGGAGGAACAAATTGATTTatacttttttaatttattattgttaCACTTTGCCAAAAATTGGCAACTCTGATTCgattggggggggg
Above is a window of Punica granatum isolate Tunisia-2019 chromosome 7, ASM765513v2, whole genome shotgun sequence DNA encoding:
- the LOC116215630 gene encoding pentatricopeptide repeat-containing protein At2g01510, mitochondrial-like — translated: MKHLLRHRTPSRIRSRTTSHPTDEIPLLLSSILQDPAIALPALRKVHAKLLRHGLQAHAALSKKISSLYISFDEIDAARRVFDSSPNPSSFICNILIRAYSKTGNHGDSLRLYSTMVTRKGLLPDKYTFPFALNSCAALCELRIGKLVHQHSVCFGCGSDLFVNAALVDMYAKCGEVETARLVFDEMPVRDLVSWTSMISGYAHSGYNGETLEFFDMMRESGVSPNRVGLLSGLLACGNLGALRKGEWFHGHAIRTGFEHDILVTTALIDTYTKCGNLASARRKFDESEGKDVVCWSSMIASYGTHGDVREALGLFDKMVGLGWRPNHVTFTCVLSACSHAGLLDEGKMYFEMMTKEFGLEPRLNNYACMVDLLGRSGRLSEAQRLIEEMPLKPDVGVWGSLLGACRIHGDLDLAEKIADRVFELDPFHGGYHVLLSNIYAAKSRWHEVEKIRKMMIGRGANKTPGFSLVEFNSAVHKFGVGDRSNPRSDEIYSKLEELGVAMKRLGHIPSTDFVLHDIEEEAKEEALLFHSEKLAVAFGLISTRPGTTIRVTKNLRICGDCHNAIKLISKIEERTIIVRDMHRFHHFKGGECSCRDYW